The genomic interval CTGATCCCCGCCGCGCTGCCCGGCGTGATGGGTGGCATCCTGCTCGCGATCAGCCGCGCGATCGGCGAGACGATGATCGTGGTGATGGCGGCGGGCCTGTCGGCGAACATGACCGCCAACCCCTTTGCCAGCGTCACCACGGTGACGGCGCAGATCGTGAAATTGCTCACCGGCGATCAGGAGTTCGACAGCGCCAAGACGCTCGCGGCCTTCGCGCTCGGCCTCGTCCTCTTCCTCGTCACGCTGCTGCTCAACATCGTCGCGCTGCGCATCGTCAAGAAATATCGGGAAGCATATGAATAGGGAAACTTCCCCCACCGACTGGAAGGGCGCGGCGATGCAGAAGCGCATCGCGGGCCGCTATGCCGCCGAACGCCGCTTCAAGCTGATGGGGCTCGGCGCCGTGCTGCTGTCGGGCGCCTTCCTCGCCTTCCTGCTGTTCGTGATGGTCGGCAACGGCGCGCGCGGCTTTACCTATACGCATGTCGCGGTGCCGGTCGATTTCGTGGGCATGCCGCTGACGATCGACAAAGCGCGGCTGGGCGACGCGGACGCCGATCAGGTGATCGCGAACGCGGGGCTTGCCGACATCGTCGCCTTTGCCGCCGACGAGGCGCTGGGCGACGGCGGGGCCGAACTGATCAGCGAAAATGCGTGGAAGGAAGTGCGCAGCGCGATCAAGGCCGATCCCGACCTGCTCGATGGCACGACCGTGTTCGAACTGCCCGCCGCGTCCGAAGTCGACATCATGGCGAAGGAAGGCGCGCGCGGCGAGCTCGGAGCGCGCGTCGATGCGCTGGAGAAGAACGGCAAGCTGTCGACCGGCATCCACTGGCCCTTCTTCAAGAACGCCGACGCGACCGATCCCGCGGTCGCGGGCATCTGGGGTGCGCTCAAGGGGTCGGTGCTGACGATCTTCATCGCCTTCCTCATCGCCTTTCCGACCGGCGTGCTCGCGGCGCTTTATCTGGAAGAATATGCGCCGAAGAACCGCTGGACCGACCTGATCGAAGTGTCGATCAACAACCTCGCCGCGGTGCCGTCGATCATCTTCGGCCTGCTCGCGCTCGCGGTGTTCATCAACTGGTTCGGCCTGTGCCAGGCGAGCCCGCTCGTCGGCGGCTTGACGCTGGCGCTGATGACGATGCCGGTGATCGTGATCGCCAGCCGCAACGCGATCAAGTCGGTGCCGCCGTCGATCCGCGACGCCGCGCTCGGCGTCGGCGCGAGCCCGGTGCAGGTCGTGTTCCATCACGTCCTGCCGCTTGCCCTCCCCGGCATCCTCACCGGCACGATCATCGGCATGGCGCGCGCGCTGGGCGAGACGGCGCCGCTGCTCCTCGTCGGCATGCGCGCCTTTATCGGCGACGTCCCGGGCGGCATTTGCTCGCCGTCGACCGTGCTGCCGATGCAGATCTTCCTCTGGTCGGACGAGGTCGACCGGGGCTTTGTCGAGAAAACCTCCGCCGCGATCATCGTGCTGCTCATCGTGCTGCTGTCGATGAACGCCTTTGCGATCTATCTTCGCAACAAATTCGAAAAACGCTGGTGAATATGACCCAAGACGATCTCACTATCGCCGACCCCAAGATGCGCGCGCAGGGCGTCAACGTCTTTTACGGCGAGAAACAGGCGATCAACGATGTGTCGATCGACGTCGGCACCGACCTCGTCACCGCCTTCATCGGCCCGTCGGGCTGCGGCAAGTCGACGTTCCTGCGTTCGCTCAATCGCATGAACGACACGGTCGCAAGCGCGCGCGTCACTGGGCAGATCAAGCTCGACGGCGAAGACATTTACGCGCCCTCGATGGACGTGGTGCAACTGCGCGCACGCGTCGGCATGGTGTTTCAGAAGCCCAACCCCTTTCCCAAGTCGATCTACGACAATGTCGGTTACGGCCCGCGCATCCACGGCCTCGCGCCGTCGAAGGCCGATCTCGACGTCATCGTCGAACGCGCGCTGACCCGCGCCGGGCTGTGGGACGAGGTCAAGGACCGGCTCGGCGAGAGCGGCACCGCGTTGTCGGGCGGGCAGCAGCAGCGCCTGTGCATCGCGCGCGGCGTGGCCATCAAACCCGAAGTGCTGCTGCTGGACGAGCCGTGCTCGGCGCTCGACCCGATCGCGACCGCGAAGATCGAGGAACTGATCCACGAACTGCGCGGCAAATATGCGATCGTGATCGTCACGCACAATATGCAGCAGGCGGCCCGCGTGTCGCAGCGCACCGCCTTTTTCCACCTCGGGACCTTGGTCGAATACGGCAAGACCACCGACATCTTCACCAACCCGCGGCAGGAACGCACCAAGGATTATATCACCGGCCGTTACGGTTGATCCGTAGCGCAACAGGACGAAAACGATGGCACTAACGAATGATCATACGGTCAAAGCCTTCGACGAGGACCTCAATCGCCTGCGCGGGCTGATCAGCGAAATGGGCGGCCGCGCCGAACAGGCGCTGCTCCAGGCGATGACCGCGCTCAGCAAAGGTGACCTCGACCTCGCCGCGCAGGTCGTGCGCGACGACAAGAAGATCGACGCGCTCGAGGCTGAAGTCGAGCAGCTCGCGGTCCAGACGATCGCGCTCCGCGCCCCGATGGCCGACGATTTGCGCGAAATGATCGCGGCGTTGAAGATCGTGTCGGTCGTCGAGCGGATCGGCGACTATGCGAAGAATATCGCCAAGCGCGTCGCGCTGATGGACCAGACGCGGTCGATCGAGGCGATCCCGCTCCTCACCTCGATGTCGTCGATCGTCGTCGAGCTGATCCACGACGCGCTCGACAGCTTCGCGGCGCGCGACGCCGAACTCGCGGTGCGGGTGACGGTGCGCGACAAGAATGTCGACGATTTCTACAACAGCATCTTCCGCACGCTCGTCACCTTCATGATGGAAAATCCGAAATATATTTCGGAAAGCGCGCATTTACTGTTCGTCGCCAAGAATCTCGAACGCATGGGTGACCATGCGACGAATATCGCCGAGATGGTCTATTATGTCGTCACCGGCGAGCGGATGGAAGAACGCGAGCGCGGCGAGCAGCCCGAAGATGGCGCCGCGGAGCAGGAGCAAGGCTGATGCCGCAGCCCGACCTGCTGCTGATCGAGGATGACGAGGCGATCGCCGAGCTCATCGTCTGGCATTTCGCGCGCGAAGGTTTCTCGGTCCGCCAGACCCCCGACGGCGAACAGGCGCTCGTCCTCGTCGAGGAACGCGTACCCGACATCGTCCTCTTGGACTGGATGATCGAGAGCCTGCCGGGGATCGAGGTCTGCCGGCGCCTGCGCCGGAACCCGAAGTCGGCCAATGTTCCGATCATCATGCTCACCGCGCGCGGCGAGGAAGAGGACCGCATTCGCGGGCTCGAGACCGGCGCCGACGATTATGTCACCAAGCCGTTCAGCCCGCGCGAGTTGGTCGCTCGCGTCCAGGCGGTGCTCCGCCGCCTGCGCCCCGCGCTCGCCGGCGAGATGCTGACCTATGCCGACATCGAGCTCGATTCGGTCGCGCACAAGGTAGTGCGTGCGGGGCAAATCGTCGCAATGGGGCCGACCGAATTCCGCCTGCTCAGGCATTTCATGGAGCATCCGGGCCGCGTCTTCTCGCGCGGGCAGTTGCTCGACAGCGTCTGGGGCCAGGACAGCGACATCGAACTCAGGACCGTCGACGTCCATATCCGGCGGCTGCGCAAGGCGATCAACCTGCCGGGGACGAGCGACATCATCCGCACGGTGCGTTCGGCGGGCTATGCGCTCGATGCGGGGAAGAGCGTCTGAGGTTCCGGAGTCCGGTTTCGGCCGGAAGCGGACGTTGAGTATCTCATAACTTCGTCATTCCCGCGAAAGCGGGAACCCAGTGTGGGGTCAGCCGACGCACGCTCTGGGTTCCCGCTTTCGCGGGAATGACGAATGTGGGGAATGACAGCAACCCACCCCCAAAGCCGTCATTCGCGTCAGAAATCGATCTGCGTCCGCAGTCCGAAGGTATCCGCCGTGTAATCGCGGTCGCCGCTGGCCGTCGCGATACGCGCGTCGTCGAGCCATAGCTTGCCGTAATTGGCGGTGATCCGGATATAGTCGATCGGCGCCCAAACGAGGCCGATCAACGCCGCCTGCTGCCGCCCGCCGACGATACCGCCATCGTTGAGGTCGAGATAATCATAGCGTGCATTGAGTTCGATCGCGCCGATGCCGCCCGCGGTGATCGGTCTTGACGGCTTCAGCCGGTCGAACTCACCGTCATCGTATCCGCGCGCGTCGCCGCGGGTCAGCGTCATCCCGAACTCGGCATAGCCCCCGAAGAAGGTCGGATCGGGGGCGCCGGTGCGCTTGACCGTCTGCCAGAAACCTTCGGCGGCCGCATGGAAGGGGCCGGTCAGGACGGCGGCTTCGAGACCGAACCCCCTTTCGCTCTTTATATCGATCAGCCCCGTATCGACGAGCCGGACGTCGGTGGCGTGGTCGAAAGGCCGCGCGCGGTAGCGGTTCGTCGCGGCGGGATCGTTGGGATCGCGGTAATGGCCCGACGCGGCGAGGTGAAGCTGGGTGCCGCCGAGCCTTGGCATGAGCACGACGCGCCCGTCGACGCTCAGGCTGTGGTTCGCGTCGTTGAGATCGTGGGCATTGTCGCCGAACACACCGCCCTGCAGCAACAGCGCCTTGCCCTTGTATTGCGCCGACAGTCCGACGCGGCGTTCGAAACCGAACGCCTGCGTGAACGCCGCGCGCTCGGTGAAGCTGGTGAACAGGTCGCTCGTCAGATCGTCCAGCGACGCGAACGGCTTGACGTGCCCCACCGTGACCGACAGCGGCCCGGTGCCATAGGTCAGGTAGACATCGGTGAGTTCGATCTCGCCGTTCGCGATGTCCGCTTCCAGCCGATACGAGAAACCGCCCGGAATCTTTCCGTCGACCCCCAGATAGACGCGGCGGAACTCGGTTGCGGTGCCGCCGCGGATGCCGGTCACGCCCGCGGGCGTGTCGATGCTGGACAGGTCGAGCTGAATGCGCCCGCGCGGCTTGAAGGACCAGCCGTCCGCGGTCTTCATCTCCGGCGCCCCCTTCCAGTTGAACTCGGTCTCCGGCTTGGGGGTCGCCGGCTCGGCGATCACCGATGACGGCGGGGGCGCCGAAAGCGGAGCGGGCGTCGGCGGCGCGGTCGCCGCATCGAGCCGCGCTTCCAGCGTCTGGACCTGCGCTTTCAGCGCGGCGAGTTCGGCGCGCAAGGCGGCCGCTTCCTCGGCGCTCATCGCCTGCGCTCTGGCCGATGTCGGCAAACTGAGCATCGTCGTCGCCAGAAAGGCGGCAGTGAGGACGTGGCGCAAGATCGAAGCTCCATTGCGAAAGGGTGGCGGCGGTTCGATGGCGCAATATTGCTCGATTGTTTCAGAAATGCGTCATCAGAATGACGCTTTGGAGACAATCGCCCTTTTTTCCGGCGCCGTCATCCCCCTTGCCTGCCCGCGATGAACGGCTAAGGACGGTCGCGTTTTCATTGACAACTGTTCAGACTTTTCCGGGAGACCATCATGACGATCAAATTTGACGGCCGCGTTGCCATTGTCACCGGCGCCGGCGGCGGCCTCGGCCGTGCCTATGCGCTCGAACTCGCACGCCGCGGCGCGAAAGTGGTGGTCAACGACCTCGGCGGATCGCGCGACGGCACCGGCCATTCGGACGCGGCGCTGCAGGTCGTCGAGGAAATCCGCGCCGCGGGCGGCACCGCCATGTCGAACGGCGGCAGCGTCACCGAATATGAACAGATGGTCGAGATGGTCGCCAAGGCCAAGGAAGAATGGGGCGGCGTCCACGTCCTGATCAACAACGCCGGCATCCTGCGCGACAAGAGCTTCGCGAAGATGGATCCCGCCGATTTCGACCTGGTCGTGAAGGTCCACCTGCTCGGCAGTGCGAACGTCACCAAGGCCGCGTGGGACATCATGCGCGAACAGGCCTATGGCCGCATCCTGATGACCGCCTCGTCGACCGGGCTCTACGGCAATTTCGGCCAGGCCAACTATGGCGCGGCGAAGCTTGGGCTTGCGGGGCTGACCAAGACGCTCCACCTCGAAGGCGCGAAATATAATATCCGCTGCAACACGATCGCGCCTGTCGCGGGCACGCGGATGACCGAAGACATCTTCCCGGCCGAACTGTTCGAGAAATTCACCCCTGAGAATGTCGTCCCGGCCGCGCTCTATCTGGTGAGCGAGGACGCGCCGACCAACATGATCGTCGGCGCGGGCGCGGGCGCGTTCCATGCCGCCTATGTCACGATGACGCCGGGGGTCGCGCTGCCCGAAGGCGAGCGCACCCCCGAAGGCGTCGCCGCGGCGTGGGAGAAGATCATCGACCGCAACGGCGAGACCGTCCCGCAATCGGGCAGCGAGCAGTCGATGAATGTCATGAAGGCATTGATGGCGCTGGGCTGAAGCTAAATATCCTCCCTGTCGCGGAGCGATGGGGAGGTGGCAGCGCGAAGCGCTGACGGAGGGGCGATGACGCTACCGTCGCGGCCCCTCCACCACGCCCTTCGGGCGCGGTCCCCCTCCCCATGGCCTTCGGCCACGGGGAGGATTTAGCAAGCGCCTCACTGTATTGACACAGCAACACGCCAATGCGATAAGGGCCGCGGGGCAAGGGGCTCGGACAGAAGGACGACCCCGATGTATAGTGAAAGCGACCTGCAAGCCGCGGTCGATGCAAAGGTATTGACGCCGGAGGCCGCAACGGCTTTCCGGTCGCATATCGCGTCGATGCGCGCCGCTCCCGGTGCCGACGAGGAATCATTCCGCCTCATCACCGGCTTCAACGACATTTTCGTCAGCATCGCGGCGGTCATCCTGCTCGTCGCGGTCGGCTGGATCGGTGCGTCGATCCACACCGCGCTCGGCGGCGCCTTCGTCGCCGCGTCGGCGTGGTTCCTCGCCGAATATTTCACGAGGCTGCGCCGGATGGCGCTGCCTAGCATCGTCCTCGTCCTCGCCTTTTCGGGCGGCGTCTTCGCGACGATGGTCGGCTTTCTCGTCCGCCATGGCGAGGATATTTTCGGCAGCAGCCCCAGCGAAACCGTCGGCGCGATCCTGGTCGGCGCGATGGCTTTGATCACCGCCGCCGCGACCTGGGCGCACTGGAAACGCTTCATGGTGCCGATCACCGTCGCCGCCGGCACCGCCGCGCTCGCGGCGACCGCGGTCGCGCTCGTGCTCGCGATTACCGGAATGCCCAGCCCCGACGGCACGCTGCCGATGGTGCTGGTGCTCATCGCCGGGATCGGCGTCTTCGCGCTCGCCATGTGGTGGGACCGCAGCGACCGGGTGCGCCAGACGCGGCGCAGCGATGTCGCTTTCTGGCTCCACCTGCTCGCCGCGCCGATGATCGCGCATCCGGTGTTCCACCTGCTCGGCGTTACCGACGGCAGCGACATCGGCAGCGGCGCCGCGGTGCTGGTGATCGGCGTCTATATCGTCTTCGGCCTCATCGCGCTCGCGATCGACCGCCGTGCGCTGCTCGTCTCGGCGCTCGCCTATGTGCTCTTCGCGATGACGCAGCTGTTCCGCACCTTCGGCGCGGTCGAGCTCAACGTCGCGCTGACCGCTTTCGTCATCGGATCGGCGCTGCTGCTGCTTTCGGCCTTCTGGCAGAATGCGCGCGCCGTGGTCGTCGGCGTGCTGCCCGACGATCTGGCGAACCAGCTGCCGGCTACCGTCCGCACCGCCGGCGCCGCGGCGCACGGATAGGAAATCTCCAGAAAAACATACCGGTCCAAGTCGGTTTTCGGGGGCTCCGGCCGAATGGCCGGGGTCCCATTTTCGCCGCCGCCGTTCGGTTGGCGGTCACCGGGAAATGATTCGTCCCCTTGCCTGAACGGCGAGGCGCGGTATGAGAAGCGCGGATCCGCAGGGCCGTGAATCCTGTGGACCGCACTTTCGCCTCGCCCGAACGGCAAGGCGTCGCTGCACTTTCGCAACGCGGCACGGACGGGCGGGTCCGGGTCAAGGAACATGAAGCCTCTCTCCCAGGTGAAGCGATGACACCGCCGAATATCTTGATGGTGGAGGATGATCCTCCGATCCGAACCCTGACCGCGCGTGCGCTCCAGGAACATGGCTATATCGTCCGCACCGCCGGCACCGCGCCGCAGATGTGGGACGCGCTGCGGGCGGCGCCCGCCGACCTGCTGCTGCTCGACATCATGCTGCCCGGCACGTCGGGGATCGACATCTGCCGCGAAGTCCGGCGGACGAGCGACGTTCCGATCATCTTCCTGTCCGCGAAGGGAACCGAAACCGACCGGATCATCGGCCTCGAGCTCGGCGCCGACGATTATCTCGCGAAGCCCTTCGGCGTCCGCGAACTGGTCGCGCGCGTGCGCGCCGTGCTGCGGCGCCACGCGGTCGAGCGCCCGGCGGCGGACCGCGAGCGCGGCCTGATCCGCTTCGACGGCTGGACCGCCGACCTGCCCCGGCGCCAGCTCACCTCGCCCGATGGCGCCGCGGTCGAGCTGACCGGCGCCGAATTCGACCTGCTCGTCAGCCTGTGCGACAATGCCCAGCGCGTCATCGCGCGCGAGCGGCTGATCGAATTGTCGCGCACCCGCCTCGGCGACAGTTCGGATCGCAGCATCGACGTGCTGATCAGCCGCCTGCGGCGCAAATTGTCGAGTCCCGGCAAGCCGGCGCCGATCGTCACCGTTCGCGGCATCGGCTATATGCTCAATGTCCCGGCGGAGCGGCTTTGAGCCTGTTCGAAAAGCGCGGCTTCGGCCTGTTCGGACAGATCGTCGCGATCCTGTTCGCCGCGGTGCTGCTCGAAAGCGCCGCGAGCATCTTCCTCTATGAACGCGCGAGCCAGTTTTCGATCAACGGCGACAAGGCGCGGCGGCTCGCCGAACATCTCGTCCTGTCGGGCAAGCTGATCGAGGAGGCACCGCGGTCGCAGCGCGACACGGTGGCGTCCGAACTCACGACCACCCGCTATCATCTCGTCTGGCAGGAACGGCTGGTCAATCCGCCACCGGTGTCGCCCAAGCTCAACCAGATCACACGGCAGATTCTCGACTGGGAGCCCGAGATACAGGAGCGCGACCTGCGCCTCTATCTCCAGTCGCCCGGACTCCACAGCACGATTTCGGGTTCGATCCGCCTGAACGACGGGAGCTGGGTCAGCTTCAGCGCGCGCGATCATGTCCGCAAGCTCGACCTGACGCTGTTCCGCACCCTTCAGACGCTGGTTCCGGCAGCCGCGCTCGTGCTGCTCGCCAGCCTGCTCATCCGCCATACGCTCCGCCCGATGCGCGACCTGACGCGCGCCGCCGAGACGCTCGGCAAGCGCGATTTCGTCGATGTTCCGCTGCGCGGTCCGGCAGAAGTGCGCAAGGTCATCGACGCTTTCAACGACATGCAGCACCGCATCACGGCAATGATCGCCGATCGCACCCAGGCGCTCGCCGCCGTCGGGCATGATTTTCGCACGCCGCTGGCGCGGCTGCGGCTGCGCGCCGAAAGCATCAGCGATCCGTCGGCCAGCGCGGCGATGGAGCAGGATATCGGCGAGATGGAGCGGATGATCGATTCGCTGCTCGCCTATCTGTCGGGCGACATCGACAATCCGGCCGAACCCGCCGCATTGACCGACATCGCGGTCATGGCCGCAACGGCGGCGGACGAAGCGAGCGACCGGGGGCATCGCGTCCGCTATATCGGGCCCGATCATCTCGCGCTGTCGGTACATGGCATCGCGATCAAGCGCGCATTGCTCAACCTGCTCGGCAATGCGCTGCGCTTCGGGGACGAGATCGAGGTGCGGCTGCGCAGCGGCGACCGGAAGATCGAAATCGAGGTCGCGGACGACGGCCCGGGCATTCCCGAACATCTGCGCGAACAGGCCGTCCAGCCGTTCGCGCGGCTCGACAGCGCCCGCGCGCGCGACACCGGCGGCTTCGGGCTCGGCCTGTCGATTGTCGAACGGATTGCGCGGATGCACGGCGGCTCGCTCGAACTCGGACAGAGCCATCTCGGCGGCCTCGCCGCACGTCTGCGTCTGCCCGCCATGTGAGAAACATTTCGTTACATTAACGCTGCACCGCAGCAAAATTCGATCGCCATGTGCGTGAAACCAACCAGCAAGGAGTGGTTTCATGAACGATCTGATCGGGCGCGTGTTCGATTTCGAAAAGCGCGTCTTCCCGAGCCGCAACGACCTGTTCGCAAAACTCGTCGCCGACGGGCAGAGCCCGAAGGCGCTGATGATCTCCTGCGCGGACAGCCGCATTGTGCCCGAACATATCATGCAGGCCGAACCCGGCGACATGTTCGTCTGCCGCAACGCCGGCAACATCGTCCCGCCCTTTGCGACGCAGAACGGCGGCGTGTCGTCGACGGTCGAATATGCCGTCGCCGCGCTCGGCGTGCGCGACATCATCGTGTGCGGCCATTCGGACTGCGGCGCGATGAAGGCGCTGATGAACCCGCACATGATGGAAGGCATGCCCAACGTCGCCGCCTGGCTGCGCCACAGCCACGCCGCCGAACATGTCGTGCGTTCGGGCTATTCGGATCTCGACGACGCCGGTCTCGTCCGCGCCGCGAGCCTCGAGAATATCGTCGTCCAGCTCGCGCACCTGCGCACCCATCCGTCGGTCGCCGCGGGTATCGCGCGCGGCGAGATTTCGCTGCACGGCTGGTTCGTCGACATTCATCAGGGCGTC from uncultured Sphingopyxis sp. carries:
- the pstA gene encoding phosphate ABC transporter permease PstA; its protein translation is MNRETSPTDWKGAAMQKRIAGRYAAERRFKLMGLGAVLLSGAFLAFLLFVMVGNGARGFTYTHVAVPVDFVGMPLTIDKARLGDADADQVIANAGLADIVAFAADEALGDGGAELISENAWKEVRSAIKADPDLLDGTTVFELPAASEVDIMAKEGARGELGARVDALEKNGKLSTGIHWPFFKNADATDPAVAGIWGALKGSVLTIFIAFLIAFPTGVLAALYLEEYAPKNRWTDLIEVSINNLAAVPSIIFGLLALAVFINWFGLCQASPLVGGLTLALMTMPVIVIASRNAIKSVPPSIRDAALGVGASPVQVVFHHVLPLALPGILTGTIIGMARALGETAPLLLVGMRAFIGDVPGGICSPSTVLPMQIFLWSDEVDRGFVEKTSAAIIVLLIVLLSMNAFAIYLRNKFEKRW
- the pstB gene encoding phosphate ABC transporter ATP-binding protein PstB; the encoded protein is MTQDDLTIADPKMRAQGVNVFYGEKQAINDVSIDVGTDLVTAFIGPSGCGKSTFLRSLNRMNDTVASARVTGQIKLDGEDIYAPSMDVVQLRARVGMVFQKPNPFPKSIYDNVGYGPRIHGLAPSKADLDVIVERALTRAGLWDEVKDRLGESGTALSGGQQQRLCIARGVAIKPEVLLLDEPCSALDPIATAKIEELIHELRGKYAIVIVTHNMQQAARVSQRTAFFHLGTLVEYGKTTDIFTNPRQERTKDYITGRYG
- the phoU gene encoding phosphate signaling complex protein PhoU yields the protein MALTNDHTVKAFDEDLNRLRGLISEMGGRAEQALLQAMTALSKGDLDLAAQVVRDDKKIDALEAEVEQLAVQTIALRAPMADDLREMIAALKIVSVVERIGDYAKNIAKRVALMDQTRSIEAIPLLTSMSSIVVELIHDALDSFAARDAELAVRVTVRDKNVDDFYNSIFRTLVTFMMENPKYISESAHLLFVAKNLERMGDHATNIAEMVYYVVTGERMEERERGEQPEDGAAEQEQG
- the phoB gene encoding phosphate regulon transcriptional regulator PhoB encodes the protein MPQPDLLLIEDDEAIAELIVWHFAREGFSVRQTPDGEQALVLVEERVPDIVLLDWMIESLPGIEVCRRLRRNPKSANVPIIMLTARGEEEDRIRGLETGADDYVTKPFSPRELVARVQAVLRRLRPALAGEMLTYADIELDSVAHKVVRAGQIVAMGPTEFRLLRHFMEHPGRVFSRGQLLDSVWGQDSDIELRTVDVHIRRLRKAINLPGTSDIIRTVRSAGYALDAGKSV
- a CDS encoding porin produces the protein MRHVLTAAFLATTMLSLPTSARAQAMSAEEAAALRAELAALKAQVQTLEARLDAATAPPTPAPLSAPPPSSVIAEPATPKPETEFNWKGAPEMKTADGWSFKPRGRIQLDLSSIDTPAGVTGIRGGTATEFRRVYLGVDGKIPGGFSYRLEADIANGEIELTDVYLTYGTGPLSVTVGHVKPFASLDDLTSDLFTSFTERAAFTQAFGFERRVGLSAQYKGKALLLQGGVFGDNAHDLNDANHSLSVDGRVVLMPRLGGTQLHLAASGHYRDPNDPAATNRYRARPFDHATDVRLVDTGLIDIKSERGFGLEAAVLTGPFHAAAEGFWQTVKRTGAPDPTFFGGYAEFGMTLTRGDARGYDDGEFDRLKPSRPITAGGIGAIELNARYDYLDLNDGGIVGGRQQAALIGLVWAPIDYIRITANYGKLWLDDARIATASGDRDYTADTFGLRTQIDF
- a CDS encoding SDR family oxidoreductase, which translates into the protein MTIKFDGRVAIVTGAGGGLGRAYALELARRGAKVVVNDLGGSRDGTGHSDAALQVVEEIRAAGGTAMSNGGSVTEYEQMVEMVAKAKEEWGGVHVLINNAGILRDKSFAKMDPADFDLVVKVHLLGSANVTKAAWDIMREQAYGRILMTASSTGLYGNFGQANYGAAKLGLAGLTKTLHLEGAKYNIRCNTIAPVAGTRMTEDIFPAELFEKFTPENVVPAALYLVSEDAPTNMIVGAGAGAFHAAYVTMTPGVALPEGERTPEGVAAAWEKIIDRNGETVPQSGSEQSMNVMKALMALG
- a CDS encoding response regulator transcription factor, producing MTPPNILMVEDDPPIRTLTARALQEHGYIVRTAGTAPQMWDALRAAPADLLLLDIMLPGTSGIDICREVRRTSDVPIIFLSAKGTETDRIIGLELGADDYLAKPFGVRELVARVRAVLRRHAVERPAADRERGLIRFDGWTADLPRRQLTSPDGAAVELTGAEFDLLVSLCDNAQRVIARERLIELSRTRLGDSSDRSIDVLISRLRRKLSSPGKPAPIVTVRGIGYMLNVPAERL
- a CDS encoding ATP-binding protein codes for the protein MSLFEKRGFGLFGQIVAILFAAVLLESAASIFLYERASQFSINGDKARRLAEHLVLSGKLIEEAPRSQRDTVASELTTTRYHLVWQERLVNPPPVSPKLNQITRQILDWEPEIQERDLRLYLQSPGLHSTISGSIRLNDGSWVSFSARDHVRKLDLTLFRTLQTLVPAAALVLLASLLIRHTLRPMRDLTRAAETLGKRDFVDVPLRGPAEVRKVIDAFNDMQHRITAMIADRTQALAAVGHDFRTPLARLRLRAESISDPSASAAMEQDIGEMERMIDSLLAYLSGDIDNPAEPAALTDIAVMAATAADEASDRGHRVRYIGPDHLALSVHGIAIKRALLNLLGNALRFGDEIEVRLRSGDRKIEIEVADDGPGIPEHLREQAVQPFARLDSARARDTGGFGLGLSIVERIARMHGGSLELGQSHLGGLAARLRLPAM
- a CDS encoding carbonic anhydrase, with product MNDLIGRVFDFEKRVFPSRNDLFAKLVADGQSPKALMISCADSRIVPEHIMQAEPGDMFVCRNAGNIVPPFATQNGGVSSTVEYAVAALGVRDIIVCGHSDCGAMKALMNPHMMEGMPNVAAWLRHSHAAEHVVRSGYSDLDDAGLVRAASLENIVVQLAHLRTHPSVAAGIARGEISLHGWFVDIHQGVVMGLDGATGRFIPIRADAPLPVALAAGQRLAMNADPAKAA